From the genome of Streptomyces sp. NBC_01116, one region includes:
- a CDS encoding DUF1992 domain-containing protein: MTERKPPGVSFESWVDRQIHEAEQRGDFSALPGFGKPIAGLERPYDEAWWIKQKMQREGVSMLPPALALRKEAEDVPRAVSAARTEAEVRRILTGVNEKIERAIRMPPEGPPLRLTPFDVDGTVRRWREERRPA, encoded by the coding sequence TTTCGAGTCCTGGGTCGACCGGCAGATCCACGAGGCGGAACAGCGCGGTGACTTCTCCGCGCTTCCGGGCTTCGGCAAGCCGATCGCCGGTCTGGAACGCCCCTACGACGAGGCCTGGTGGATCAAGCAGAAGATGCAGCGGGAGGGCGTGTCGATGCTGCCGCCCGCGCTGGCCCTGCGCAAGGAGGCGGAGGACGTCCCGCGCGCGGTGTCCGCGGCCCGCACCGAGGCCGAGGTGCGGCGCATCCTGACCGGGGTGAACGAGAAGATCGAGCGGGCGATCCGGATGCCTCCCGAGGGCCCGCCGCTGCGGCTGACCCCCTTCGACGTGGACGGGACCGTCCGCCGCTGGCGCGAGGAACGACGCCCGGCCTGA
- a CDS encoding DUF6328 family protein: MTPSRGRQETQEERADRQWSELLQELRVAQTGVQILFGFLLAVVFQSRFEDLGDIDRNIYVVTVMLGSATAAALIGPVSYHRLLTGRRMKPETVIWASRMTVLGLVLLFCTMCSALLLILRVVLHNQLALWLVGAMALWFLACWFIFPVWALARGRSGRRETEDDSGSYGDSEKESSAT; encoded by the coding sequence GTGACACCCAGCAGAGGCCGTCAGGAGACCCAGGAGGAGCGGGCGGACCGGCAGTGGTCCGAACTGCTCCAGGAGTTGCGCGTCGCCCAGACCGGGGTGCAGATCCTTTTCGGCTTCCTGCTCGCGGTGGTCTTCCAGTCGCGGTTCGAGGACCTGGGGGACATCGACCGGAACATCTACGTCGTCACGGTGATGCTGGGTTCGGCGACCGCGGCGGCGCTCATCGGTCCCGTGTCCTACCACCGGCTCCTCACCGGCCGCCGGATGAAGCCCGAGACGGTCATCTGGGCCTCCCGGATGACCGTGCTCGGCCTGGTGCTGCTGTTCTGCACGATGTGCTCCGCGCTCCTGCTGATCCTGCGCGTCGTCCTCCACAACCAGCTCGCCCTCTGGCTGGTCGGCGCGATGGCCCTGTGGTTCCTGGCCTGCTGGTTCATCTTCCCGGTATGGGCCCTGGCCCGGGGGCGCTCCGGCCGACGCGAGACCGAGGACGACAGCGGCAGCTACGGCGACAGCGAGAAGGAGAGCAGTGCCACCTGA
- a CDS encoding VOC family protein — translation MTGSDPRTASAAPLTGPAAPCWVTLMTRNLETAERFYGQVLGWSFRPGRLGADFSVAYRGDIPVAGVFAVSSTYRIAVAWTPYFAVEDADVAAARVRERSGTVAVGPLTLGKGRGVLASDRDGASFGLWERTEASTSPPAPADHAHAWLRLRTRNAFDAAIFYGEVLDWASGRPGCCDVAYEGDEVIVRCEGHPLARISSGAVEAAVDPLVRPHWQVQFPVADLAATVSAAGLHGGALVEERTGFGGTEVTLRDPDGALFAVTDVRSPA, via the coding sequence ATGACCGGAAGCGACCCCCGTACGGCCTCGGCAGCACCCCTGACGGGGCCGGCCGCGCCGTGCTGGGTCACCCTGATGACCCGGAACCTGGAGACCGCCGAGCGGTTCTACGGACAGGTCCTGGGCTGGTCGTTCCGCCCCGGGCGGCTCGGGGCGGACTTCTCCGTTGCCTACCGCGGCGACATTCCGGTCGCCGGCGTCTTCGCCGTCTCCTCGACGTACCGGATCGCGGTGGCCTGGACGCCGTACTTCGCGGTGGAGGACGCCGACGTGGCCGCCGCCCGGGTCCGCGAGCGGAGCGGGACCGTGGCGGTGGGGCCGCTGACGCTCGGCAAGGGGCGCGGCGTGCTGGCGTCGGACCGGGACGGGGCGTCCTTCGGCCTCTGGGAGCGCACCGAGGCCTCCACCTCCCCGCCGGCCCCGGCCGACCACGCACACGCCTGGCTGCGGCTGCGGACCCGTAACGCCTTCGACGCGGCGATCTTCTACGGCGAGGTGCTCGACTGGGCGAGCGGGCGGCCGGGGTGCTGCGATGTCGCGTACGAGGGTGACGAGGTCATCGTGCGGTGCGAGGGGCATCCGCTGGCCCGGATCAGCTCCGGTGCCGTGGAGGCGGCCGTCGACCCGTTGGTGCGGCCGCACTGGCAGGTGCAGTTCCCGGTGGCGGACCTCGCGGCGACGGTCTCCGCGGCCGGACTGCACGGCGGCGCCCTCGTCGAGGAGCGCACCGGCTTCGGGGGCACCGAGGTCACCCTGCGGGACCCGGACGGCGCACTGTTCGCGGTGACCGATGTGCGCAGCCCGGCCTGA
- a CDS encoding GNAT family N-acetyltransferase: protein MGSGRAGRRRGRAPQHADVTVRRAAAGDAGRLTRLVRTSGAYEGPYAPMVEGYRIGPDYIEAHRVFVADDGATGRILGFYALLLDPPELDLMFVADSAQGLGIGRLLAAHLREEARTAGLAGIRIVSHPPAEGFYRSIGAEPVGTVRADPPAVMWDRPELLLRIG, encoded by the coding sequence ATGGGATCGGGCAGGGCGGGACGGCGGCGCGGGCGCGCTCCACAGCACGCCGACGTGACGGTCCGCCGGGCCGCGGCGGGCGACGCCGGCCGGCTGACGCGGCTGGTCCGCACATCGGGCGCCTACGAGGGGCCGTACGCCCCGATGGTCGAGGGGTACCGGATCGGCCCGGACTACATCGAGGCGCACCGGGTCTTCGTCGCCGACGACGGCGCCACGGGCCGGATCCTCGGCTTCTACGCACTGCTCCTCGACCCGCCGGAACTGGACCTGATGTTCGTCGCCGACTCCGCCCAGGGGCTCGGCATCGGCCGACTGCTCGCCGCCCATCTGCGCGAGGAGGCCCGGACCGCCGGGCTCGCGGGCATCCGGATCGTGTCCCACCCACCGGCCGAGGGCTTCTACCGGAGCATCGGCGCCGAACCCGTCGGCACGGTACGGGCCGATCCGCCCGCGGTGATGTGGGACCGCCCCGAACTCCTGCTCCGCATCGGCTGA
- a CDS encoding DUF6479 family protein has translation MDVLNAVNTVEVPSDVPLAATTGALGIVLPLVALAVVALLIGGFILSKRKHDAEPPPPRPHEQPQQPQGRTHIDQHDPHASDRFPADGHALSPYELKDHGNGPLPPDEEQPRG, from the coding sequence ATGGATGTTCTGAATGCAGTCAATACGGTCGAGGTGCCCTCCGACGTGCCGCTCGCGGCGACCACGGGGGCCCTGGGGATCGTCCTGCCCCTCGTGGCGCTGGCCGTCGTCGCCCTGCTGATCGGCGGCTTCATCCTCAGCAAGCGCAAGCACGACGCCGAGCCGCCGCCGCCCCGGCCCCATGAGCAGCCGCAGCAGCCGCAGGGGCGCACCCACATCGACCAGCACGACCCGCACGCCTCCGACCGCTTCCCCGCGGACGGCCACGCCCTGTCCCCGTACGAGCTCAAGGACCACGGCAACGGTCCGCTGCCGCCCGACGAGGAGCAGCCGCGCGGCTGA
- a CDS encoding VOC family protein: MSVELNHTIVHCRDNRESAEFLADLLGLTVGEEWGPFVPVVLANSVTLDFATIPAASITPQHYAFLISEAEFDTAFAKIQALGIDFFADPHQKVPGEINHNDGGRGVYFPDPSGHGMELITRPYGG; the protein is encoded by the coding sequence GTGTCAGTCGAGTTGAACCACACCATCGTCCACTGCCGGGACAACCGCGAGTCCGCCGAATTCCTGGCGGATCTGCTGGGCCTGACGGTCGGAGAGGAGTGGGGTCCGTTCGTTCCGGTCGTTCTCGCGAACAGCGTCACGCTGGATTTCGCGACGATTCCCGCCGCTTCGATCACCCCGCAGCACTACGCCTTCCTCATTTCGGAGGCGGAGTTCGACACCGCGTTCGCGAAGATCCAGGCTCTGGGGATCGACTTCTTCGCCGATCCCCATCAGAAGGTTCCCGGCGAGATCAACCACAACGACGGCGGACGGGGCGTGTACTTCCCCGATCCGAGCGGTCATGGCATGGAGCTGATCACCCGCCCGTACGGCGGTTGA
- a CDS encoding 2Fe-2S iron-sulfur cluster-binding protein, whose amino-acid sequence MDSLALGADLEPEPVVDAHSTVTLNVNGEPTTLTVDHRSTVLETLRESFGLTGAKKGCDHGQCGACTVLVDGRRVNSCLLLAVAQDGATITTVEGLADGEDLHPVQRAFVERDALQCGFCTPGQICSAVGMLREAADGHPSHVTEPDTAAEPDTAAGPGGPVALDADEIRERMSGNICRCGAYPRIVEAIEDVIE is encoded by the coding sequence ATGGATTCCCTCGCTCTGGGAGCCGACCTCGAACCGGAACCGGTCGTCGACGCACACTCCACCGTGACCCTGAACGTCAACGGCGAACCGACGACGCTGACCGTCGACCACCGCTCCACGGTCCTGGAGACGCTGCGCGAGAGCTTCGGGCTCACCGGGGCCAAGAAGGGCTGCGACCACGGCCAGTGCGGGGCCTGCACGGTCCTCGTCGACGGGCGGCGGGTCAACAGCTGCCTGCTGCTCGCCGTCGCCCAGGACGGCGCCACGATCACCACCGTGGAAGGGCTCGCCGACGGCGAGGACCTGCACCCGGTGCAGCGGGCCTTCGTCGAGCGCGACGCCCTCCAGTGCGGTTTCTGCACCCCGGGCCAGATCTGCTCGGCCGTGGGCATGCTCCGCGAGGCCGCGGACGGCCACCCCTCGCACGTCACCGAACCGGACACCGCCGCCGAACCGGACACCGCTGCCGGACCGGGCGGACCCGTCGCACTCGACGCGGACGAGATCCGGGAACGGATGAGCGGCAACATCTGCCGGTGCGGGGCCTACCCCCGGATCGTCGAAGCGATCGAGGACG